Below is a window of Mycolicibacterium rhodesiae NBB3 DNA.
TCCGTCGCGAACTGAGGACTACCAGACCGGGCCGGTGTATTTCTCGCCGGGACCGTGACCGGGTTCCTCTGGCGCGGCACTGGCCTCGCGGAAAGCCAGCTGCAGGCTTTTCAGTCCATCGCGCACCGGGCCGGCATGTGGGCCGAGATATTCGGCGGAGGCCGTCACCAGGCCCGCCAGCGCTGTGATCAGCCGCCGCGCCTCGTCGAGATCACGGTGGGGGCTCTCATCGGGATCCTCGGCTGAGAGCCCGAGTTTCTCGGCCGCCGCGCTCATCAGCATGACCGCTGACCTGGTGATCACCTCGACGGCGGGGATTTCGGCCAGCTCGCGGGTCGGCAGTTGGGCGCCCGGCTCGGGCGATGCGGGATCCTGAGTCATTGCTGGTAGACTCCCATATGCGACCGTCCCGGCGTACGTCAGGGACAGCAAGTGGAGTCCCACTCCCACCGTTGGCCACACCGGTTCAGCGGTCCGGTCACAGGCATCCGATGCCTGTCCTGGTCGGCAATGGGCCCTGCTTTGAGCAGGGCTTTTCTGTTCGTCGAACAGATGCTGACGGGTGGGGCTCCTAGACGACAACATAGGAGGCCCCATCAGCACTGAGACCCGCGTCAACGAGCGCATCCGCGTACCTGAAGTCCGTCTGATCGGACCAGGCGGCGAGCAGGTAGGCATAGTGCGCATCGAAGACGCCCTCCGCGTCGCCGCGGATGCCGATCTCGACCTTGTCGAAGTAGCCCCGGACGCCAAACCACCGGTTTGCAAGATCATGGACTACGGCAAGTTCAAATACGAGACGGCTCAGAAGGCGCGCGAGTCTCGCAAGAACCAGCAGCAGACCGTCGTCAAGGAACAGAAGCTGCGTCCCAAGATCGACCCGCACGACTACGAGACCAAGAAGGGCCACGTAGTCCGTTTCCTGCAAGCGGGATCCAAGGTCAAGGTGACGATCATGTTCCGCGGACGCGAGCAGTCGAGGCCCGAACTGGGCTACCGGCTCCTGCAGCGGCTGGGCGCCGACGTCGCCGATTACGGCTTCGTCGAGACGTCAGCCAAGCAGGACGGCCGCAACATGACGATGGTGCTGGCGCCGCACCGCGGCGCGAAGACTCGCGCCAAGGCGGCGCACGATGCCGACGCTCCCGCCGCGCAACGCGCGCAGCCCGAGAGCGCACCGACCGAAACACCACAGAACTGAACTGAGGACACATGCCAAAGGCGAAGACCCACAGCGGCGCTTCCAAGCGGTTCCGGGCTACCGGCACCGGAAAGATCGTCCGCCAGAAGGCCAACAAGCGGCACTTGCTCGAGCACAAGTCGAGCCGCCGCACCCGCCGGCTGGAAGGCCGTACCGAGGTGGCGGCCAATGACGTCAAGCGCGTCAAGAAGCTGCTCAACGGCTGAGCGCCCCACAACCCTGTCCGGACCTGGACGAACCTGAACGAACCTGAACGAATAGGAATACCCCCATGGCACGCGTGAAGCGCGCAGTGAACGCGCAGAAGAAGCGGCGCACAGTACTCAAGGCATCAAAGGGCTACCGCGGTCAGCGGTCCCGGTTGTACCGCAAAGCCAAAGAGCAGCAGCTGCATTCGTTGACCTATGCCTACCGTGACCGGCGTGCCCGTAAGGGTGAGTTCCGCAAGCTGTGGATCTCCCGGATCAACGCGGCGGCCCGCGCCAACGACATCACCTACAACCGGTTGATCCAGGGGCTGAAGGCCGCCGGAGTCGAGGTGGACCGCAAGAACCTCGCCGAGATCGCCGTCAGTGACCCCGCCGCGTTCACCGCGCTGGTCGAGGTCGCCAAGGGTGCGCTCCCGGCGGACGTGAACGCACCGTCCGGAGAGGCAGCCTGACCCTTACCGAGCGCTCCGCTCGGGTGACGGCAGCGGTCAAGCTGCTCCGTCACGTCGGACGACGCCGCGCCGCACGCTTTCTCGCAGAGGGACCCAACCTCGTCGAGGCAGCGTTGCGGCGCGGACTCGTTTCCGAGGTCTTCGTCACGGAGGCCGCGCAGGCCCGTTTCGCGTCGTTGCTGACCGACGTGCAGGTGCACGTGGTGACCGAGCGTGCCGCGAAAGCGTTGTCGGACACGGTGACACCGGTCGGCCTGGTCGCGGTGTGCTCGGTGCCCGAGACGTCACTAGACGACGTGCTCGCCGGTTCGCCACGGCTGCTGGCCGTCGCGGCGGAGATCTCCGAGCCCGGCAACGCGGGCACTCTGATTCGCGTCGCCGACGCGATGGGTGCGGACGCTGTCGTGCTCGCCGGCCACAGCGTCGATCCGTACAACGGCAAGTGTCTGCGTGCCTCGGCGGGCAGCATCTTCTCGATTCCCGTCGTCTCCGAGCCGGACGCCGTCGCCGCCGTGTCGCCGCTGTCGGCAGCAGGACTTCAGGTGCTGGCCACCACGGTCGACGGCGAAATATCGCTCGACGACGTGGATTTGGCGGCGCCGACCGCGTGGCTGTTCGGGGCGGAGGCCCACGGCCTCTCGGCCGCACTGGCCGGTATGGCCACGCATCGCGTGCGGATTCCGATGCCGGGCAATGCCGAAAGTCTCAATGTGGCGTCGGCGGCTGCGATCTGTCTGTACCAGAGCGCGCGCGCACACACCCGGGGCAGCTAATTGGACTTCAGCAGCTGCTCGGAGATCTGAACCATCAATCTCCGCGGGGTGATCCGATAACCGTTGGCGAGCAACGTGTTACGCCACCCGGAGACGACGGTCGGGGAGGACTTGTCCAGAGCGGCCAGCGCGGTATCGACGACCTGTTTCGGCGTCTGCCTGCCGTCGGTGAGGAATTCTTCTCCGGTCCGTGCGAAGAACTCCGTCTCGGTGGCACCGGGGCACAGCGCGAGCACCTTCACCCCGGTGCCCTTGCATTCCTGCCAGAGCGCTTCTGAGAACGACAGCACGAATGCCTTCGTCGCACCGTAGACCGCCATTCCCGGCGTCGGCTGAAACGCCGCCGTCGACGCCACGTTGATGACCACACCGTGGCCCGCCGTCGTCATGGCGGGGAGGTAGCACGCCGTGAGGTCGACGAGGGTGCCGCAGTTCAGCTGGATCTGCGCCGAATTCGCCGCGGCGTCCTGCCCGACGAACTTGCCGTGCAATCCGATGCCGGCGTTGTTCACGAGAATGTCGATCGTCGCGCCGAGTTCACTGACCTTGGATGCCAACTCGGGGCCGGAACCCGGGACGGCCAGGTCGGCGGCGACGACGTCGACGGTGAGTGCGGGATGTCGGCCGGTCAGGGTCGCCCGCAGCTCGGCGAGCTTCTCGGCGCGGCGCGCCACCAACACGAGGTTCACGCCACGCTCGGCCAACTGGACGGCGAACTCCTCGCCGATCCCTCCGCTGGCACCGGTGATCAGCGCCGTCTTGTTCTTCAGGTCCACGCGCTTCAGGCTAGTCCGGTTGTCGGACACCCGTGCGATCCTCTGCCCATGACCGATTCGCTGGAGGTGAAAGGCATCGACCTTCGATACCTGCTCACCGCGTACCTGTTCGACTACGGTCCCGCGACGATCGACGAGTTGGTCGATGCACTGGCGTACCACGGCTTCCGTCCGGCAGGACGCCCGTCGAAGTCGGTGTCGGAGGCGCTGCGGTGGGAGATCTTTCAGGGCCGGGCAGTGCGAATGCGCCGCGGTCGATACCGTCCCGGAAAGATGCCGCGAGCCACCGCGGATCGGGTCTACAAGCGAGTGCGGGCACTGCACGACAACGTCGCCGCGCTGTCGCCGCGAAGCAGGCGCCTTACGACCCCTCCAATTCCGCCCGCGGCCTAACGGTCGCTGAGCAGACCCCTCGCCACGTGGGTGATCTGCACCTCGTTGCTGCCTGCGTAGATCATCAACGACTTCGCATCGCGCGCGAGTTGCTCCACCCGGTATTCGGTCATGTAGCCGTTGCCGCCGAACACCTGCACGGCCTCCATCGCCACGTCGGTGGCGGCCTGCGAGCAGTACCACTTGATCGCCGACGCTTCCGGCAGCGAGATCGGAATGCCCTTTTCGGCCGACTCGATCACGCGAAACAGGATGTTGCGCACGTTCATTCGGGCGACTTCCATGTTCGCGAGCTTGAGCTGAATGAGCTGGAACTGCCCGATCTCCTGACCCCACAGCTTGCGCGTCTTCGCATAGTCGACGCACAACCGGAGGCATTCCTCGATGACGCCCAGCGACATCGCCGCGACCCCTATGCGTTCGGCGGAGAAGTTCGACCTGGCGCTGGCCCGGCCGTCGCCCGCCGAGCTGTCCTCGGTCTCGCCGAGCAACCTGTCACGTCCCAGCCGCACATTGTTGAAGAACAGTTCGCCGGTACGCGAGCTGTGAATGCCCATCTTGCTGAACGGCTTTGACTGGACGAACCCCTCCATACCGCGGTCGAGCACAAAGGTCAGCACCTTGCGGTCGCGTTTGTCGGCGCCGTCGCCCTCGTCCAGCTTCGCGTACACGACGACCACGTCGGCGTCGGGACCGTTGGTGATGAACGTCTTCTGGCCGTTGAGGATGTAGTCGTCGCCGTCGCGCACCACGTAGGACTTCATGCCGCCGAACGCATCCGAGCCCGAGTCGGGTTCGGTGATCGCCCACGCGCCGATCTTGTCGTAGGTCACGAGGTCGGGCAGCCAGCGCTCCTGCTGGGCGAGCGTGCCGCGGCCCTGAATGGTCGGCACCGTCAGCCCGAGGCTGACTCCCATTCCGGTGACGATGCCCATCGACACCTTGCACAGCTCGCTGACCACGACGAAGCCCATGCCGCCGGAACCGCCGCCGAACATGCCGCCGCCGCCCGAGGACTTCTCCGACGAACCGCCGTCGCGCAGTCTGGCCAGTCGCTTGTCGAGAGAGTCGCGAGCCATGTCGGCGATGCCGAACGTCGCGAAGAGCTTGCGGATGATCGGGTACGGCTCCATGTCGCCGCTTTCGAGGTCGTCGACATGGGGGCGGATCTCTTTGTCGACGAACTCGCGAACGGCGTCGCGCACGGCAAGATCAACGTCAGTCCATTCCAGCATGCCCTCTAGGCTGCCTTACCCGATCTGTCGCGGGCGCCCCGGGCCGGGCGTCGCAGCCCCGTCAACGAGAACGTCGTGTGCACCAAAGACCCTGCTCGGTCGAGCAACGACTTGCGCGGCGGCACGTAGTGCATCGGCAGGCCGTGCCGGTCTCGTGGCGGTGCCATGAACCCCGGTGCCTCGACCAGCGGCGCGTTCTCGGGCAGCTTGCCCTGCGCGCGGCGGTAGGCGGACAACGCACGCGGATGCAGCCGGATCTCGTCAGGCACCGCGACGAACGCCAACTCGACGAGCTTGCCGAAGATCCGCAGCAGCACCTCGTCACCGGGAGTCCACCGCATGCCGGCCTTCTCGCGCACCGCGGGATCGAACAGGCCCGCGGCGATCCATCGTTGCGCACCGACCATCGGCTTGAAGAGCTGATCCCAGATCGGCGTGGGCATCAGCACGAACCACGGCTTGGGAATGCGGATCGAGAAGATGTCCAGCGTCGCGCGGTTGATCTCCAGCTCGTCGCGGCACTTGGCATCCCAGTACTCGCAGAACTCCTCCCAGCTGTTCGGGACCGGCCGCATGCTCATGCCGTACATCCGGTACCACTGCACGTGTTCGTCGAACAGTTGGCGCTTCTCGGCTTCGGTCAGTCCGCCGCAGAAGTACTCGGCGGTCTTGATGATCAACATGAAGAAGGTGGCGTGCGCCCAGTAGAAGGTCTCGGGATTCAGCGCGTGGTACCGCCGGCCCTCGCCGTCGACACCCTTGATCGTGTTGTGGTAGCTCTTGATCTGCGCTCCGGTCTGCGCTGCGCGATCGCCGTCGTAGACGACACCCATGATGGGGTAGACCGAGCGCGCAACCCGCTGCAGCGGCTCACGCAGCAGGATCGAATGGTCTTCGACACCGGCGCCCAATTCGGGATACATGTTCTGGATCGCCCCGATCCAGACACCGAGCATGCCGGTCCGCAGATCGCCGAAGTATTTCCATGTCAACGAATCGGGGCCAAGCGGATCAGCTTCCCGGTCGCCGCCTCGTTTCGCGTCGGTAGCCGACGATGTCGATCTCAGGGTCATCGGTTTCGCACTCCCTGCTCCCCGCGTGCGCGGCATGAATCCCGACCGGCTGTTGGAACACCACGATAATGTTGACAACGGGTGTTGTCTACGACTCGCCGGGGCGTGGCGATGCAGTGTTACGCAGGCTCCACTCACGCTCCACTCGCCTGTGACCAGCCGGTTTATCGCGGTTTCGGCGCTCAACTAGGCTGGCCTTCGTGGATGATGTCGAGTCGATCGACGAACGATCTGGCAGGCAGTCATCCGGGCCTGTGTCGTGGCTCAAGAGCACAAACCGCAGCCCGTCCGTCATCGCCTTCCTGCGACGTGCCCGTCGGGCGCTGCCGGGTGACCCCGAGTTCGGAGATCCGCTGTCGGCAGCCGGTGAGGGAGGCCCGCGCGCGGCAGCCCGCGCCGCCGATCGACTGCTGCACCGTGAGGCCGCCTCGCGCGAGGTCAGCCTGGGCGCCCTGCAGGTGTGGCAGGCGCTGACCGAGCGCGTGTCCGGCAAGCCCGCCTACCGGGAAGCGACGATCGTGTTCACCGACCTGGTGGGTTTCTCGGCGTGGTCGCTGAGGGCAGGCGACGACGCCACGCTCAAACTCCTTCGCCGGGTCTCGCAGGTCGTCGAGCCACCGCTCTTGGAGGCCGGCGGCCAGATCGTCAAGCGAATGGGCGACGGCCTCATGGCGGTGT
It encodes the following:
- a CDS encoding DUF1844 domain-containing protein produces the protein MTQDPASPEPGAQLPTRELAEIPAVEVITRSAVMLMSAAAEKLGLSAEDPDESPHRDLDEARRLITALAGLVTASAEYLGPHAGPVRDGLKSLQLAFREASAAPEEPGHGPGEKYTGPVW
- the infC gene encoding translation initiation factor IF-3, translated to MGLLDDNIGGPISTETRVNERIRVPEVRLIGPGGEQVGIVRIEDALRVAADADLDLVEVAPDAKPPVCKIMDYGKFKYETAQKARESRKNQQQTVVKEQKLRPKIDPHDYETKKGHVVRFLQAGSKVKVTIMFRGREQSRPELGYRLLQRLGADVADYGFVETSAKQDGRNMTMVLAPHRGAKTRAKAAHDADAPAAQRAQPESAPTETPQN
- the rpmI gene encoding 50S ribosomal protein L35, with the protein product MPKAKTHSGASKRFRATGTGKIVRQKANKRHLLEHKSSRRTRRLEGRTEVAANDVKRVKKLLNG
- the rplT gene encoding 50S ribosomal protein L20 translates to MARVKRAVNAQKKRRTVLKASKGYRGQRSRLYRKAKEQQLHSLTYAYRDRRARKGEFRKLWISRINAAARANDITYNRLIQGLKAAGVEVDRKNLAEIAVSDPAAFTALVEVAKGALPADVNAPSGEAA
- a CDS encoding TrmH family RNA methyltransferase; this translates as MTAAVKLLRHVGRRRAARFLAEGPNLVEAALRRGLVSEVFVTEAAQARFASLLTDVQVHVVTERAAKALSDTVTPVGLVAVCSVPETSLDDVLAGSPRLLAVAAEISEPGNAGTLIRVADAMGADAVVLAGHSVDPYNGKCLRASAGSIFSIPVVSEPDAVAAVSPLSAAGLQVLATTVDGEISLDDVDLAAPTAWLFGAEAHGLSAALAGMATHRVRIPMPGNAESLNVASAAAICLYQSARAHTRGS
- a CDS encoding SDR family NAD(P)-dependent oxidoreductase, whose amino-acid sequence is MDLKNKTALITGASGGIGEEFAVQLAERGVNLVLVARRAEKLAELRATLTGRHPALTVDVVAADLAVPGSGPELASKVSELGATIDILVNNAGIGLHGKFVGQDAAANSAQIQLNCGTLVDLTACYLPAMTTAGHGVVINVASTAAFQPTPGMAVYGATKAFVLSFSEALWQECKGTGVKVLALCPGATETEFFARTGEEFLTDGRQTPKQVVDTALAALDKSSPTVVSGWRNTLLANGYRITPRRLMVQISEQLLKSN
- a CDS encoding acyl-CoA dehydrogenase family protein encodes the protein MLEWTDVDLAVRDAVREFVDKEIRPHVDDLESGDMEPYPIIRKLFATFGIADMARDSLDKRLARLRDGGSSEKSSGGGGMFGGGSGGMGFVVVSELCKVSMGIVTGMGVSLGLTVPTIQGRGTLAQQERWLPDLVTYDKIGAWAITEPDSGSDAFGGMKSYVVRDGDDYILNGQKTFITNGPDADVVVVYAKLDEGDGADKRDRKVLTFVLDRGMEGFVQSKPFSKMGIHSSRTGELFFNNVRLGRDRLLGETEDSSAGDGRASARSNFSAERIGVAAMSLGVIEECLRLCVDYAKTRKLWGQEIGQFQLIQLKLANMEVARMNVRNILFRVIESAEKGIPISLPEASAIKWYCSQAATDVAMEAVQVFGGNGYMTEYRVEQLARDAKSLMIYAGSNEVQITHVARGLLSDR
- a CDS encoding oxygenase MpaB family protein, giving the protein MTLRSTSSATDAKRGGDREADPLGPDSLTWKYFGDLRTGMLGVWIGAIQNMYPELGAGVEDHSILLREPLQRVARSVYPIMGVVYDGDRAAQTGAQIKSYHNTIKGVDGEGRRYHALNPETFYWAHATFFMLIIKTAEYFCGGLTEAEKRQLFDEHVQWYRMYGMSMRPVPNSWEEFCEYWDAKCRDELEINRATLDIFSIRIPKPWFVLMPTPIWDQLFKPMVGAQRWIAAGLFDPAVREKAGMRWTPGDEVLLRIFGKLVELAFVAVPDEIRLHPRALSAYRRAQGKLPENAPLVEAPGFMAPPRDRHGLPMHYVPPRKSLLDRAGSLVHTTFSLTGLRRPARGARDRSGKAA
- a CDS encoding adenylate/guanylate cyclase domain-containing protein, yielding MDDVESIDERSGRQSSGPVSWLKSTNRSPSVIAFLRRARRALPGDPEFGDPLSAAGEGGPRAAARAADRLLHREAASREVSLGALQVWQALTERVSGKPAYREATIVFTDLVGFSAWSLRAGDDATLKLLRRVSQVVEPPLLEAGGQIVKRMGDGLMAVFSQPVTAVAAAIKAREGVKSLDVDGYTPRMRVGIHTGRPQRIGSDWLGIDVNIAARVMERATRGELVVSQATLDGIADEDFDLLGVDAKRLRKQVFAARQDGVPTDFVMYRLKSRRQLTGGDDEGEYAPEE